Proteins encoded by one window of Teretinema zuelzerae:
- a CDS encoding RHS repeat-associated core domain-containing protein, with the protein MKTPSKRILAAMLISWLTSAHAQNTPGQTYVSYDSVNGRTTYTVPGGEAESGGESGGSSAGDSTNADIAEAESIVSEAASLKTEVAAETDKSKEAAETAKAEVSEEKANADSDKAGDPVRITTGEFYLEESDFEFPRIYASNSPGGPSFGKGWFFFADSRIIRGVDIGALSAKNRIKSRIIDPLQEKWERADLLAARTASCADEAREAKRILNEALEEYELVRDQADRAMALASRNTLSWWSGLPIGWMGIGNDSLLLINPEGVPHIFIPDGAGEWKALDPDAARTDRIASIDRADALSAQGFVYTASDGASYRYDSNGLLIRAEKRNPYGDPLIREISRNTATGGIREIIDAYGYRYAVEGERQRIDAIVDPLGRKIVYNHGSDALSSVTDFENDSIGYGYSLGRLAEIVKPMNAKTKIIYGQTDRKGRPLVTETVNEEGHPEYFEYRPAERKTLWTSPDGDRKIIEWDELHRTVSIEESGKPTIRYIRDQATGDVLREESMQGTTVHEYDQRGNRTTTLYPDGSREILSFDENDRLVERLSRGGTLETYQWDAWGVSGVFREGRPLKTIERNQNGFIVKIVEDGKYIANIQRDAHNKPIRILQGAGDEIIQSDLAWDSAGRIISFIDGERRKIEWKYGRHAMIIFDQAGLETSWKWNSRKDIVEIIEKDTVGGETRKRETVFDKRHLPLKETLNGKEIARYAWTAKGKKASIIRGRLRTDFAYSIEGKEELTQTYAGSEPFRIVRTKELTPSGAIITVQDGSNRAQTLRYDSENRLLSKQSGNLAPESFAWDPDGSIARLETRLGGIVDLQGNKKTGEFKQFRNGELASRMVKSPAGKILEYTDENGSLVSNEYDSTGFLIRERRSAGFVSYERDKTGTAVSRNVFGADGELIESVSISRSHDLRSAVVLEGGIYRREYRLNGWGEVTGFADGENNLRSFDRDAFGRVEVETDPYGNETRYEYDDFGEISKIVYCDGSFEAYERNSAGLVVRETDAAGVSAEYDYDAGGRRISEYTRGGVRLSRTFDDSGRTQTLNRGDDNALVFNFEYSSDGKTIASKDASGNSMISVFDGFGRLVGETNRLHVSSTHRWDARSRAIEGIDGNGVKTSRRYISDGSKIIEETGGGGRIEIIKDAAGREIARGNDTTKIEFDFDQAGRIVGQKDALSGAEMQFFYDKAGRMIRAKGSGRDVRRRLGKNDEILELRDLSNGLTITFAYDARGREIRRTFANGIQIERGYDEAGRISWIREKKITGEILRAEAWAYDENGRRRLGVDEEGMITRYSWNSRGELVCAETPADAEGGDGLERVIFSPEDIRTAVSLMGKFLPGAAPSVSESQVVRKERYAYDQNGNMTEIRLGGSSIRMEYDAENRLTKRGEASFSYDKNGNLVKMFDLRNSLVCSYNDKNRMVRSVVADGMRNSIVSTDYAYDGYGRRSSIQDDGAGAMVASYIGTEFDMFSVKPVQSAAFATDDSSGSRYRWIGDAESSRSTSVPSPSGGETAHSLSSRELLTLGGFPAASSVDGANYYYGISVNESVASLSDESGAFQKLPRMNAFGGIDELASNSSLLGSSVFDHPSFVSKYRSPATSLMDFGYRDYAPSLARFTTPDPIRDGYNWYTYCASDPINFVDLWGLLLTLSVDKDSQKMTITFKDGQITSTKTINVTTAVVSKKNSKNNTTFNEDANRTQQTGDSTTHPTQFPNGTYDVTGTMKPSDSRFGETQFITNASQMLKNTEGNFVKDMGYNIHFTPLTNTNGCIGILNQADMDSLLSIHAMNVDTFDNRTIVNVFGNSTVGEGNKNK; encoded by the coding sequence ATGAAAACACCCAGTAAACGGATTTTAGCCGCCATGCTTATTTCATGGCTGACGAGCGCTCATGCTCAGAATACGCCGGGACAGACATACGTCAGCTACGACTCTGTAAACGGAAGAACGACCTACACAGTGCCGGGAGGAGAAGCGGAAAGCGGAGGCGAAAGCGGCGGTTCGAGCGCCGGAGACAGCACCAACGCCGATATTGCGGAAGCTGAATCGATCGTCTCGGAAGCCGCATCGCTTAAGACGGAAGTTGCCGCGGAAACAGATAAATCGAAGGAAGCAGCTGAAACCGCAAAGGCAGAAGTCTCCGAGGAAAAGGCGAACGCCGATTCCGACAAAGCGGGAGATCCGGTCAGGATAACGACGGGCGAGTTCTATCTTGAAGAATCGGACTTCGAGTTTCCGCGGATCTACGCGAGCAATTCTCCCGGCGGTCCTTCCTTCGGGAAAGGGTGGTTTTTCTTCGCCGATTCGCGCATCATCCGCGGAGTCGATATCGGAGCGCTCAGCGCGAAAAACAGAATCAAAAGCCGGATAATCGATCCGCTTCAAGAAAAATGGGAGCGCGCCGATCTTCTCGCCGCCCGGACGGCGTCCTGCGCGGATGAAGCCCGGGAAGCGAAACGCATATTGAATGAAGCGCTCGAAGAATACGAACTCGTCAGGGATCAGGCAGATCGCGCAATGGCTCTCGCGTCCCGCAACACGCTGTCCTGGTGGAGCGGATTGCCGATTGGATGGATGGGCATAGGAAACGACTCGTTGCTCTTGATAAATCCCGAAGGAGTTCCGCATATTTTCATTCCGGACGGCGCCGGCGAATGGAAAGCCCTCGACCCGGACGCGGCCCGAACCGACAGGATCGCCAGCATCGACCGCGCGGACGCGCTTTCAGCGCAAGGGTTCGTGTATACCGCATCGGACGGCGCATCGTACCGCTACGATTCAAACGGACTGCTGATCCGGGCGGAAAAACGCAATCCTTACGGAGACCCGCTGATTCGGGAAATCTCGCGGAATACAGCGACCGGCGGAATACGGGAAATCATCGACGCCTACGGGTACCGGTACGCGGTCGAAGGCGAGAGGCAGCGCATCGACGCGATCGTCGACCCGCTGGGGAGAAAAATCGTATACAACCATGGAAGCGACGCGTTGAGTTCCGTCACGGACTTTGAAAACGACTCGATAGGATACGGGTATTCCCTGGGCAGATTGGCCGAAATCGTAAAACCCATGAACGCGAAAACAAAAATCATTTACGGACAAACCGATCGGAAAGGAAGGCCTCTGGTTACCGAAACCGTTAACGAGGAAGGACACCCGGAATATTTTGAGTACCGCCCGGCTGAACGGAAAACGCTGTGGACCTCTCCGGACGGAGACAGAAAAATAATCGAGTGGGATGAATTGCACCGGACGGTATCGATCGAGGAAAGCGGAAAGCCGACTATCAGATATATCAGAGATCAGGCGACCGGAGACGTGCTCCGGGAAGAAAGCATGCAGGGAACGACCGTGCATGAATACGACCAGCGGGGAAACAGAACAACGACGCTTTATCCCGACGGTTCGCGCGAGATTCTGAGCTTCGATGAAAACGACCGGCTCGTCGAGCGACTAAGCCGGGGCGGAACGCTTGAAACCTATCAATGGGATGCATGGGGAGTATCCGGAGTCTTCAGAGAAGGACGGCCTCTTAAAACGATCGAGCGGAATCAAAACGGATTCATCGTCAAAATCGTTGAAGACGGAAAATACATCGCGAACATCCAACGCGATGCGCATAACAAACCGATACGGATTCTCCAGGGTGCAGGAGACGAAATCATCCAGTCCGATCTTGCGTGGGACTCGGCGGGACGAATAATTTCTTTCATCGACGGCGAACGAAGAAAAATTGAATGGAAATACGGACGCCATGCAATGATAATTTTCGATCAGGCTGGCCTCGAAACCTCGTGGAAATGGAATAGCAGAAAAGACATCGTCGAGATTATCGAGAAGGACACGGTGGGCGGAGAAACGAGAAAAAGGGAAACAGTATTCGACAAACGGCACCTGCCCCTCAAGGAAACGCTGAACGGAAAGGAAATCGCGCGATACGCCTGGACGGCCAAAGGAAAAAAAGCGTCGATCATCCGGGGGAGACTCCGCACGGACTTTGCATATTCAATAGAAGGAAAAGAAGAGCTGACGCAAACATATGCCGGCAGCGAACCGTTCCGCATCGTCAGGACTAAAGAGCTAACGCCGTCCGGAGCGATCATCACCGTTCAGGACGGGTCGAATAGAGCGCAAACGCTGCGCTACGACAGCGAAAACCGGCTGTTATCGAAGCAAAGCGGAAATCTCGCGCCTGAATCTTTTGCATGGGACCCTGACGGATCTATCGCCCGATTAGAAACCCGCCTGGGAGGAATCGTCGACCTGCAGGGAAACAAAAAAACCGGAGAGTTCAAACAGTTCCGAAACGGCGAACTGGCTTCGCGGATGGTTAAGAGCCCTGCGGGTAAAATTCTTGAATACACCGACGAAAACGGAAGCCTCGTTTCAAACGAATACGATTCGACTGGTTTTTTGATTCGGGAACGACGCAGCGCCGGATTTGTTTCGTACGAACGGGATAAGACGGGAACAGCGGTTTCGCGGAACGTGTTCGGTGCCGACGGAGAGTTGATCGAATCAGTGTCGATATCGCGCTCGCATGATCTTCGCTCTGCGGTCGTCCTGGAAGGCGGAATATACCGCAGGGAATACCGGCTCAACGGATGGGGGGAAGTCACAGGATTCGCCGACGGGGAAAACAACCTCCGCTCGTTTGATCGGGACGCGTTCGGCCGCGTTGAGGTCGAAACCGATCCGTACGGAAATGAGACCCGCTATGAATACGACGATTTCGGGGAGATTTCGAAAATCGTGTATTGCGACGGCTCCTTCGAGGCATACGAACGAAACTCGGCAGGACTCGTCGTCCGGGAAACAGACGCAGCTGGAGTTTCGGCAGAATACGACTACGACGCAGGAGGCAGACGCATCTCCGAATATACACGCGGAGGGGTGCGCCTTTCCCGTACATTTGATGATAGCGGGCGGACGCAAACGCTTAACCGTGGAGACGATAACGCCCTCGTCTTCAATTTCGAATATTCTTCCGACGGAAAAACTATCGCTTCCAAAGACGCTTCCGGAAACTCCATGATCTCGGTCTTCGACGGATTCGGCCGCCTGGTCGGGGAAACAAACAGACTGCATGTTTCATCGACGCATCGGTGGGATGCCCGAAGCCGCGCGATAGAAGGCATCGATGGAAACGGGGTCAAGACTTCAAGGAGATATATCTCGGACGGAAGCAAAATAATCGAAGAAACCGGCGGCGGCGGCAGAATCGAAATAATCAAGGACGCCGCCGGAAGGGAGATCGCGAGAGGCAACGACACGACGAAAATCGAATTCGATTTCGATCAGGCTGGACGAATCGTCGGACAGAAAGATGCGTTGAGCGGCGCTGAAATGCAATTCTTCTATGATAAGGCCGGTCGGATGATCCGCGCGAAGGGAAGCGGGAGAGACGTCAGACGGCGGTTGGGAAAAAACGATGAAATCCTGGAACTAAGGGATCTGTCCAACGGGTTAACGATAACGTTCGCATACGATGCTCGAGGAAGAGAAATTCGCAGAACCTTCGCTAACGGCATACAGATCGAGCGCGGATACGACGAGGCGGGAAGAATCAGTTGGATACGCGAAAAAAAGATAACAGGGGAAATACTGAGAGCCGAAGCGTGGGCTTACGATGAAAACGGAAGGCGCCGGCTGGGGGTCGACGAAGAGGGAATGATAACGCGATACTCATGGAATTCGCGCGGAGAGCTGGTCTGCGCAGAAACGCCGGCGGATGCGGAGGGAGGAGATGGGTTGGAGCGGGTTATTTTTTCGCCTGAAGACATCCGCACGGCTGTTTCGCTCATGGGGAAATTTCTACCCGGTGCGGCTCCCTCAGTCAGCGAATCGCAGGTGGTCCGCAAAGAACGCTATGCCTACGACCAAAATGGAAACATGACCGAAATCAGGCTCGGAGGAAGTTCTATTCGAATGGAATACGACGCGGAAAACAGATTGACTAAGCGAGGCGAGGCCTCATTTTCGTACGATAAAAACGGCAATCTCGTGAAAATGTTTGACTTGCGAAATTCGCTAGTATGCTCGTATAATGACAAAAACAGGATGGTCCGTTCGGTCGTTGCCGACGGAATGAGAAACTCGATCGTATCGACGGATTACGCGTACGACGGGTACGGCCGGCGCTCGTCTATCCAGGATGACGGAGCCGGAGCTATGGTCGCCAGTTATATCGGCACGGAGTTTGATATGTTTTCAGTGAAGCCTGTTCAATCTGCCGCTTTCGCTACCGACGATTCTTCCGGCTCGAGGTATCGATGGATCGGAGATGCCGAGTCCTCCCGCTCGACTTCCGTGCCGTCGCCGTCCGGCGGTGAGACTGCGCATTCGCTGTCATCCCGCGAGCTTCTGACCCTGGGAGGATTCCCGGCGGCTTCATCGGTCGACGGAGCGAACTACTACTACGGAATATCCGTGAACGAATCCGTCGCCTCTCTCTCCGACGAGTCCGGCGCTTTCCAAAAGCTGCCGCGCATGAACGCGTTCGGCGGAATCGATGAACTCGCTTCAAACTCGTCTCTGCTCGGTTCATCCGTATTCGACCATCCCTCCTTCGTCTCCAAATACCGCTCGCCCGCCACCAGTTTGATGGACTTCGGCTACCGCGACTACGCCCCCTCCCTCGCCCGCTTCACCACCCCCGACCCCATCCGCGACGGCTACAACTGGTACACCTACTGCGCCTCCGACCCGATTAATTTCGTGGACTTGTGGGGATTACTCCTTACGCTTTCTGTGGATAAGGACAGTCAAAAGATGACCATTACATTTAAGGACGGTCAAATAACATCGACTAAAACAATCAATGTTACAACAGCTGTTGTGTCAAAAAAAAACAGTAAGAATAATACAACATTTAATGAAGACGCCAACCGCACTCAACAAACAGGCGACTCAACTACGCATCCCACTCAATTTCCTAACGGAACATATGATGTTACCGGCACTATGAAACCAAGCGATTCAAGGTTTGGAGAAACGCAATTTATCACGAACGCTTCGCAAATGTTGAAAAACACAGAAGGCAATTTTGTTAAGGACATGGGGTATAATATTCATTTTACACCATTGACAAATACAAATGGCTGCATTGGTATTCTTAATCAAGCGGATATGGATTCTCTTCTCAGTATTCATGCTATGAACGTCGACACTTTTGACAACAGAACGATTGTTAACGTATTTGGAAATTCAACAGTAGGCGAGGGAAACAAAAACAAATGA
- a CDS encoding substrate-binding periplasmic protein → MSKNKVLSLMLCSSMLIRFAASAAAQEEILIVAEEWPPFTSTKLYKQGPLVDIIEHVFKDSAYTVKIEFYPWARALAMVQKGEADCIIGAFKTIERMQYLEYPEPLMSQETALFQLSKNDFAFSGLQDLSDRKIARVHWASNSDAFDRLNGPTIIDLVNLTQCIRMLLAERVDYIAGPTMNVEYLIKTCFPDSVNLITKTDPPLAQQNMYCAISKKSKSAAGIAREINAKIAAFKQNGVYDKIQHEHIELQMLD, encoded by the coding sequence ATGAGCAAGAACAAGGTTCTGAGCCTCATGCTTTGTTCATCAATGTTAATCAGATTCGCGGCTTCCGCGGCGGCGCAGGAGGAAATTCTTATAGTCGCCGAGGAATGGCCTCCGTTCACCAGCACTAAACTCTACAAACAAGGCCCGCTGGTCGATATCATAGAGCATGTCTTTAAAGATTCTGCATACACGGTAAAAATCGAATTCTACCCGTGGGCGAGAGCGCTCGCAATGGTGCAAAAAGGCGAAGCAGACTGCATAATTGGCGCCTTTAAAACGATTGAAAGAATGCAGTACCTGGAATATCCCGAACCTCTGATGTCGCAGGAAACAGCTCTCTTCCAATTGTCGAAGAACGATTTCGCTTTTTCCGGGTTGCAGGACTTGTCAGATCGCAAAATCGCCAGAGTGCATTGGGCATCGAACAGCGATGCATTCGATCGATTAAACGGTCCGACTATCATCGACCTTGTCAATCTGACGCAATGCATACGAATGCTTCTTGCAGAAAGAGTCGACTATATCGCCGGTCCGACTATGAACGTCGAATACCTGATAAAAACATGTTTTCCGGATTCCGTAAATCTAATAACAAAAACCGATCCACCGTTAGCTCAACAGAACATGTATTGCGCAATTTCAAAGAAATCGAAATCAGCCGCAGGCATCGCAAGAGAAATTAACGCCAAGATTGCGGCATTCAAACAAAACGGGGTATATGATAAAATACAGCATGAACATATTGAATTGCAAATGCTTGATTAA
- a CDS encoding methyl-accepting chemotaxis protein — MRSLQFVEKRLEAAYLSEDDEFTTVARVLFYVSAFLSCLALIMTLVIRSSGLERPIIGVLFAVFVVISAMVLYGRARQASLALSFVLSVVLSSLVFTNPNCNGYLEYYLIGFMNMFAMGLTILVGFYKWQVFPIAGISILAVVLNAFLRVIPWARETGGSPQFDDVAIVSVLSLCVAFSLWGVFSRTTRFNRLAKESGAKSDRQVGILRGAMEASGDALSRGDQLSSSAARTKDLSSQALALADTAGNSMREVLNDSRKLGGELDGISSNSRTVRTSTEAQSSVINQTSAAVEEMTASIHNIAGVTRERREAVNELTHSTEEGQQVVSHSSESMKKVESSTGAILDIVKVISAVAAQTNLLAMNAAIEAAHAGTYGQGFAVVADEIRKLSEQTSKSVRAVNDTVKATISDIRIASDGNLRAVQSFASIAREASLVSGAMDEIINGLDELSRGTEEINRGVADSVSSTNELRTAVASLDVQIDKARESLVALSHAAERVESELSEVRGNVQSIASEAGQVEEIGKLNSEGLSAIKKALDRAGL, encoded by the coding sequence ATGCGAAGTTTACAGTTTGTCGAGAAGCGCCTGGAAGCGGCCTATTTGTCGGAGGACGACGAGTTTACGACGGTCGCCCGGGTGCTTTTTTATGTGTCGGCCTTTTTATCGTGTCTTGCGTTGATTATGACTCTGGTGATCAGGAGCTCCGGACTTGAGCGGCCGATAATCGGCGTTCTGTTCGCGGTGTTCGTCGTCATCTCTGCGATGGTGTTGTACGGCAGAGCCCGCCAGGCGAGCCTCGCGTTGAGCTTTGTGCTCTCCGTCGTCCTGAGCTCTCTCGTTTTTACGAATCCGAACTGCAACGGATATCTGGAATACTATCTGATCGGATTCATGAATATGTTCGCCATGGGGCTGACGATTCTCGTCGGTTTTTACAAGTGGCAGGTGTTCCCTATCGCGGGCATTTCAATTCTCGCCGTCGTGCTCAACGCGTTTTTGCGCGTGATACCCTGGGCGCGCGAAACCGGCGGGTCTCCCCAGTTCGACGACGTCGCAATAGTTTCGGTTTTAAGCCTCTGCGTGGCATTCAGCCTGTGGGGTGTGTTTTCCCGGACTACCCGTTTCAACCGGCTCGCGAAGGAATCGGGAGCAAAGAGCGACCGGCAGGTCGGCATACTCCGCGGAGCCATGGAAGCGTCCGGAGACGCTCTTTCGCGCGGTGATCAGCTTTCGTCGTCCGCGGCGCGCACGAAGGATCTTTCATCGCAGGCGCTTGCCCTCGCAGATACCGCGGGCAACTCGATGCGCGAAGTCTTGAACGACAGCCGCAAGCTCGGCGGCGAGCTCGACGGAATCAGTTCGAATTCCCGCACCGTGCGCACCAGCACGGAAGCCCAGAGCAGCGTAATAAACCAGACTTCCGCGGCTGTCGAAGAGATGACGGCCTCCATCCATAACATCGCAGGGGTGACCCGCGAGAGGCGGGAGGCGGTGAACGAGTTGACGCATAGCACAGAAGAAGGCCAGCAGGTCGTCTCCCATTCATCCGAATCGATGAAAAAGGTAGAATCCTCAACGGGAGCTATTCTTGATATCGTTAAGGTGATCAGCGCGGTAGCCGCCCAAACGAACCTGTTGGCGATGAACGCCGCGATCGAAGCCGCCCATGCGGGAACATACGGACAGGGCTTCGCGGTCGTTGCCGACGAAATCAGAAAACTTTCCGAGCAGACGAGCAAGAGCGTCAGGGCGGTGAACGATACGGTGAAGGCGACGATCAGCGATATCCGCATCGCTTCGGACGGAAACCTCCGCGCGGTGCAGTCTTTCGCTTCCATCGCCCGCGAAGCCTCGCTCGTTTCCGGAGCGATGGACGAAATCATCAACGGCCTTGACGAACTTTCGCGCGGAACCGAGGAAATAAACCGCGGCGTCGCGGATTCGGTATCCAGCACGAACGAACTGCGGACTGCTGTAGCCTCGCTAGATGTGCAGATAGACAAGGCGAGAGAAAGCCTTGTCGCCCTGTCTCATGCGGCGGAGCGAGTGGAAAGCGAGCTTTCGGAGGTTCGCGGCAATGTCCAGTCGATAGCGTCCGAAGCCGGCCAGGTCGAGGAAATCGGAAAGCTCAATTCCGAAGGCCTCTCGGCGATAAAAAAGGCGCTTGATCGAGCGGGCCTGTAG
- a CDS encoding aldo/keto reductase, with product MEYRTLGEEKVSLLGFGCMRFPVKKGKIDEEASRKMLERALEAGVTYFDTAWPYHDGKSEAFVGSVLSGFDRSRYQLATKLPVWLVHSREDARSFVEKQLANLRTDYIDFYLLHAMNGQRWQEMLSFGVPEALEECSAEGKIRKLGFSFHGPYGDFERILKARKWDFCQIQLNYMDVNDQAGKRGADLARELGIPVVIMEPLKGGSLAALPQDAMAPLRAINPASTAVEWALRFLAGDRNIRVLLSGMGSMEQLEENLRICDSPAPLNAEEEAALERAKQVLDSRVRNGCTACRYCMPCPHGVDIPRNFALWNDWGKYSNAREARWNWHNPDFASARADACVQCGECVPKCPQNIPIPADLSRAAAELSAIKRQ from the coding sequence ATGGAATACCGCACGCTCGGCGAGGAAAAGGTTTCGTTATTGGGATTCGGCTGTATGCGCTTCCCGGTTAAAAAAGGGAAGATCGACGAGGAAGCTTCCCGCAAGATGCTGGAGCGGGCTCTTGAGGCGGGAGTCACCTATTTCGATACGGCCTGGCCCTATCACGACGGGAAGAGCGAAGCCTTTGTCGGTTCGGTTCTCTCCGGTTTTGATCGTTCGCGCTATCAGCTCGCGACGAAGCTTCCGGTGTGGCTCGTCCATTCCCGGGAGGACGCGCGCTCATTCGTGGAAAAACAGCTGGCGAATCTTCGCACCGACTATATTGATTTTTACCTCTTGCACGCGATGAACGGCCAGCGCTGGCAGGAGATGCTTTCTTTCGGCGTTCCCGAGGCCTTGGAGGAATGCAGCGCGGAGGGGAAGATCCGGAAGCTCGGTTTTTCCTTCCATGGACCCTACGGCGACTTCGAGCGGATTCTCAAAGCGCGGAAGTGGGATTTCTGCCAGATCCAGCTCAATTATATGGATGTGAACGACCAAGCGGGAAAACGCGGCGCGGACCTTGCCCGCGAGCTGGGCATCCCGGTCGTAATCATGGAGCCGCTGAAAGGCGGATCGCTCGCCGCCCTCCCGCAAGACGCGATGGCCCCGCTCCGTGCAATCAATCCGGCTTCCACCGCGGTAGAGTGGGCCTTGCGCTTTTTAGCCGGAGACCGGAATATCCGGGTGCTGCTCAGCGGGATGGGAAGCATGGAACAGCTTGAAGAAAATTTGAGGATCTGCGATTCCCCCGCGCCATTGAACGCCGAAGAAGAGGCGGCCCTTGAACGAGCGAAGCAGGTCCTGGACAGCCGGGTTCGCAACGGCTGCACCGCGTGCCGGTATTGCATGCCCTGTCCGCACGGAGTAGACATCCCCCGGAATTTCGCCCTCTGGAACGATTGGGGCAAATACTCCAACGCCCGCGAGGCCCGCTGGAACTGGCACAATCCCGACTTTGCCTCCGCACGCGCCGACGCCTGCGTCCAGTGCGGCGAATGCGTCCCCAAGTGCCCGCAGAACATCCCCATCCCCGCCGACCTCTCCCGGGCCGCCGCCGAACTCTCCGCTATCAAACGCCAGTGA
- a CDS encoding GGDEF domain-containing protein: MPSIKTAVSIAGKGSTELQIYNIITFGGLLFSLKSTMLAETLSLSIFHITLNALFIGMLALLYFRSRVLRRLDTLGYASLGLVVLCHLPVLWFTGGGVEGGTPLVMLLVLTYAILLASEASRRKGAFITYPSVLAILVESVILFHIEYIRPDLILRHGTQAARMWDTGLSMLIVMACQYVILTIFIRRNELRLRKTRSYSRELERLVSCDAMTGLLNHCYGLERLQKEIQRARRHGYPLSLVMIDLDFFKRINDSLGHAAGDRVIISIADAIKRGIRTEDCACRYGGEEFILILPHTELQEAEFVTERVAEILYLDTLKNLWPVTLSAGIAMSRNNDTANTLIDRADALLYRSKREGRNRITLETSQDLQKTEADIADRV; the protein is encoded by the coding sequence TTGCCCTCGATCAAAACGGCAGTATCTATTGCCGGAAAAGGATCCACCGAACTTCAAATCTACAACATCATCACGTTCGGAGGATTGCTGTTCAGTTTAAAATCGACCATGCTGGCCGAAACCCTGAGCCTGTCGATCTTCCATATAACGCTCAACGCCCTGTTCATCGGAATGCTCGCTCTCCTGTACTTCCGCTCGCGCGTACTCCGCCGGCTCGACACCCTCGGCTACGCGAGCCTCGGCCTCGTGGTCCTCTGCCACCTGCCCGTTCTCTGGTTCACCGGCGGCGGAGTCGAAGGCGGCACCCCCCTGGTCATGCTGCTCGTGCTCACCTACGCGATTCTGTTGGCGAGCGAAGCCAGCCGCAGAAAAGGCGCCTTCATCACCTACCCCTCGGTCCTGGCCATACTCGTAGAAAGCGTCATACTCTTCCATATCGAATACATTCGCCCGGACCTCATCCTGAGGCACGGAACTCAAGCGGCCCGGATGTGGGACACCGGACTTTCCATGTTGATCGTCATGGCCTGCCAATATGTTATACTTACCATCTTCATCAGGCGCAACGAGCTCCGCCTGAGAAAAACGCGGAGCTACTCCCGCGAACTCGAACGCCTCGTTTCCTGCGACGCCATGACCGGACTTCTCAACCACTGCTACGGCCTCGAACGCCTGCAAAAGGAAATACAGCGCGCGCGCCGCCACGGCTACCCTCTGTCGCTCGTCATGATAGACCTCGATTTTTTCAAACGCATCAACGACAGCCTCGGGCACGCCGCTGGAGACCGGGTCATCATATCGATAGCAGACGCGATTAAACGGGGGATCAGGACCGAGGACTGCGCCTGTCGCTACGGGGGCGAAGAATTTATACTCATTTTACCCCACACCGAACTCCAGGAAGCGGAATTCGTTACAGAGCGCGTCGCGGAAATTCTCTACCTCGACACTCTTAAAAACCTCTGGCCCGTAACCTTAAGCGCCGGAATCGCGATGAGCCGCAACAACGACACCGCGAACACCCTCATCGACCGCGCCGACGCCCTTTTATACCGTTCCAAGCGCGAAGGGCGCAACCGCATCACTCTCGAAACATCACAGGATCTTCAAAAGACCGAGGCAGACATCGCAGACAGGGTTTGA